The Cutaneotrichosporon cavernicola HIS019 DNA, chromosome: 3 region ATTTGAACGCATGTAGACTCGTGTAAGCCAGCGGAGACGAAGAAGATGTTGTGTTTGTGGCATACGCATTCCATGTTAGCAATAGGTGCGTAGAGGCGGCGCTCAGAGGCAAGACTTGACAGGATGCGTTGGTGAGGGGACAgcttggtggcgacgaCTGAGCCAGCCACTACCCCCGGGTTAGCCAGCCGGCAATAATTCAACGTGGGCAGCCAAGTCAGTCAACCCAGACATGCCAGCCAACCGAGTCAACTAACCCGACAAGGCCAGCGAGCCCGCGGCAAGAAGGAACATCGTGTTGAGCATGACGACAGCCGTTGATGACTGACTCATGACGCGCATTAGTCAGAGATGGTGCGCTTGGATACATGCCAGCGGCTGCAACAGCAAGGCGAGCGCTTGACGCGGCAAACTCGACTCGACAAACAGGCACCAGTCCAGTTGATTCAACATGTATGGCAGTTGAGGTCCAGAACACGTGTGGGGTTCCCTGGCTACTACATTCCTACACATATATACCCTCGGATGCACGCGCGCGCATATCTACCAGCATGCAAGCGACACGGTTACAGGGGTAGGCAGCGAATTGGACTTTGGCAGCATGGCGTGAGGCTTTGGCAGCATGGCGTGAGGCGCGTCCTTGTTGTCTTTGTCATCCGGATCGGAATCGGAAACGGTCCGGTCCGCCCAACTCGGTTTGCCGGATATATGAGTGAGATTTCCGGGCCGCATGATCTCATCAGCAATCCCGGGGAGTGGAGCGGTGGCTGCTCTTTACAGCATCAGTAATCGACGCTCCTGTGTTTTCCTGTCTTTTTCCTGTCGTCCTCACCATAAGTCGTATCAATACCAGGCCCAAGATTGTCCTCCATAGGACAGTACAAGCGACGACACCACCGCCAACCCCACTTGGCCACTTGACACTGCTGCTCATTCCCGCACGTCTTCCAGCGATCATTTCTGCATCACCTAAACACTCGCCATGTCGATGCTCCGCTTCCTCGCTAGcggaggggggaagggcaAGATCCACCCCCCACAGCGCGGCTCATTGGCCacagcgacgagctcaaACGCCCAAatcaagctcaagctcgtcgtgcCCAACTGGGGAGTCATGTACCTCCCGGCGCCTGAGCTACCACTGGCCGATGGCGAGGTTCCGCCACGCCACGACTTCCCACTCAACGGCGAACTCGAGGTGACTCTCCCGCCAGGAGGGTCGAAGCGATGCAAGAGCATCCGCGTGGGCCTTAAGACTATCATCACGCTCGATTTGGGAGGCAAAAGGCGatacgaggaggacgtgcTGTTCGAGCGCAAAGTCGAGATTGTCAGCTCGACGGCGGACGGGATATGGCTCGAAGAGGGGTTGCAGCGGTATGCTGGATAGGAGGCCAAAGCTGATGCCAGATTCGACTTTACGATTATCGTGCCGGCCGACCTGGCGAGTCATGACTGGCACACAAATGGGGTGATCAGCCATGTGCTGTATGCCGAGTTGGAGGGGTTGCCGGATCCACATGGGATGGCGCGGGGCGCGTCGGCCAATTCGTTGTTTGggttgaggaaggggagCCGGAGCTCTTCGAGAGCACACTCACAGTCGCGGGGGACGTCGCCTGCCTCCCCGTCGCGTTCGCCCGGACCGCGCGGGAGCGTTAGCGGTCCAAGTCGACATGCGGGGCCCAGCGAGAGCGCCGACATCCAAGTTGCGCTAAGTAACCTCGCCGCCCCAACGCCGGGATTCCCGTTCCGCACGCctggctcgtcgccagTCCCGAGCCGCTCGACATCGCCGGTGCGTTCGGCATCGCCACGCCTTAACCCCGTCCACATGAGCGGCGCGCACAACCTCTCAATCAcgcgggaggaggagatgatcCTCCCCCGCGTGCCGAGCTACGACGACAGCATGGCCCAGCTGTCATTGCAGGACAGTGCGGCCAATGCCAACGCCAGCCCAGACTGGATCTTGGGCACGCACGTGGCCAAACGCAACTGCCTGATCGTGTACAACCCCAACCCGATGGGCGGGATCAACGAGCTTGCAGACCATGCGAGTGGCTACGTCCCCGGCCTTGGCGTGTGGACTTGGCGCATGGTATCGGATGTGTGGTGTATTGCCGCGCTGCTGTCTTTCGACTTCCACCTGACAGAAATCTCACCTGCGACTACCGTCTTCTccgtccgcctcctcctcaaccagACTCACAGTATCGTTTCGCCCCGCGACCCAGATGGTAAACCACACGAGTTTGTGCGTACCTTCACCATCATGTCGGAGGGAAAACGACCGCCAGAGGGCTATTATAACCCAGACCTACGACATGCGGCCATCTGGCGCGGCAAGGAGGCGAAAGGCAAACGCGAAGGCGGCGAGATCACAATCGACAACAAGGTCCGTATGCCCAACGACAACGTTGCAAGACCCAGCACTGTTCCCGGCGTCGTGACGCCCATTTCCGTCAGCCATACCATGACCCTTGAGGTTGCATTTAGCGTAtggggcgaggacgacaccGGCAACAAGATGGACCACCCGACTTTTGGTGGCTTGCGAGTCCTCCGCGTCTCACGGCCGGTTTCGGTTCCTTCGTGTTGTCTCGTGCCAGCCGTTCTCGACCTCCCGACGTACGGGTCGCATGAGAAGGATCGCATTCCCGGCCCGGCGGACGATATGCCGACCGGCCTTCCAGGGTGGGAATGGTGCGCTTGTGGGTGGCAGATTtccgagctcgagtcgcgTATGCGGCAGAGTATCTTTGCGCAACAGGCTGAGGCGGCTGCGCGGGCGGGCGGTGGaagcgcgcgctcgagcatTAGCGAAGGAGATAGCAAAATGGCAAACGAACGGGAACGTGGGCGGCAGAACAGCCGTTAGCTTCCTCCAAAGGTCGTTGGAGTGGCTCAAATACTTTCAAGACAACACCTTTCTCGACCGGACTCTGGATGTGGACCTCAGATTATTGATCTTGCATGTATAATCATATAATCATAACCATTCACGGGCAGACCCATCGCCGTAGCACTCACGCCGATCGACCCaagggagatggagaagagctgaggccgacgccgaccccAATCCAGaccccctccccctgcCCAGACCCCTGGTTCCGCCAAGGTGCTTTTGAAGCACCGCCTTTGAGAACGAAAGTACACATCACATATCTAGTGGCAATGCAGTCAGGTTGCACACTGCATCCTGCCCGCAGGACAGTACAATTGGCACTTTTACTCGGCGCTGAGGGGACGGCGCTTCTTTGTCGGGAGTGCCATCTCCTTGTTGGACGTTTTGGACATCTCGCTCGCGGAAcgcttggccttgggcaCCGCCTTGACTTCGGGACCTGCAGCGAACGCAGGGGAGCCAACGCTAGAAGGAgacgcggcggcctcggcgacagcgaAAGCGACAATCTCGGGGCCAACCTCGTCAGAGTCCTCCTGCGCCAGCGCCTGCTCTGGCTTTACCACCTCCCCATCTGGCGACTCGGTCATATCGGCGGACGTGTCGGCGAAgaggacctcggcgaccatCGCAGcgtccccctcctcgtcctcgccttcgTCATCAACGTCAGAGACGGCAACCGTGAACTCGCCATTTTCGGCTATCTCGTCGCCAGCACGTTGGTCGATGACGGCGTCAAAATCTGGCGACTCGGTCATATCGGCGGACGTGTCGGCGAAgaggacctcggcgaccatCGCAGcgtccccctcctcgtcctcgccttcgTCATCAACGTCAGAGACGGCAACCGTGAACTCGCCATTTTCGGCTATCTCGTCGCCAGCACGTTGGTCGATGACGGCGTCAAAATGAGGTACCAAGAAAGGTATGTCGACggactcggcgtcgtcggcatcgtcgTAGTCGACGCTGTGCTGCTCCTCTGCATCGCTCGACCTTCCTTCGCTCAACTCCTGGCGCAGGCTATCGGCCGGCTGCGCCACGGCCGCTGCGTGGCTGGACCGCTCCCAGTCGAGGCGAGTGACGTACCAGCCAGTAGCTGCGAAGCGGCGGGCAGCTtcgaggccggcggcaTACCCGAAGACATAGGGCTCGAGTTCGTAGAGAGCGACAGAGTCTGTATGCTGGCCTGTGGCGCCGTTGGCTGCTAGCTGGTCAGAGTGACATGACTGTGCACATACCATCAGCCGTGTTCTCGGAGGGCGCGGAGTTGGTTGCTGGGCTCGACATGGCAAGGCAGGAAACAGAGGGAGATGAACAAAGTCAGAAACAAACACTGATGCATGACATTCTCACTCGCACCGATCCAAACTGCGCAGTGATGAGTATAGACACGTGCATTAGTGCCGTGCGAGGAAGGTATGATTCAATAATCTAGTCCATGGCGTTGGGGCGAGCAGCGCCATCGATCACCTACGTTCCTTTACGTAGAGTTCAAGGACCAAATAGCTCGCAACCGTAAACACGCCAAACACAATGCACAGTAACGCGGTGTCAGGCCACCAAAAGGCCTGCGCGTGGAAGCCGAACGAGGACAAGACTGGGGTGAGCGGACGAAACATATTCCAACGCACTCGTCGCACTGGGCACTTGGATGTCAAGGCCAAACTTGTGCTCGACCAGCTGCAGGTAGCGCAGTTCGTTGACGAGCAATGCTTCGTAAGCGGCGTGGAAGAACGACAGGGTCAACATCCAGCGAAGGCCCTCGGCCACGCGGTCGTAGTTCATTAGCAGTCCTGCGAACAGCAGGCTAACGTCAGTCAAATCCAAACTCGCGGGCTCACTTGTACAGCATGACGAGTGAGCCGAGCAGGTTGGCTACTCCCTGGTCTGCCACGGAGACGGAGATGAAGAGCACAatcgacgacgccgcgagGTTGAACAGCACAAGCGTCATGATGAACTTCCAGAAGCTGGACACTTCGGGAttgaggccggcgaggccgTACACGATTGAGCCGAGCACGAACGGCGGGATGACGCGCAGCGGAAGGATGTCGAACAGGACCTTGGAGAGGAAGTAGGCACCCGGCTTGTAGTACCCGTTTGCGCTGATGTTAGCAAGGCATAGTTTGGAGAGAGGGGAAAATGAGAGGTGCTAGGTACTGGCACCACCATTACTCTTCACGTAGGTCTGCCTGGACCAAACTCACCGTTCCCGCATGAACAGCATGCGCTCGTTCGCAAAGATCCCCAACGACGACAGAGTCGAGAACCCAAACAGCGACAGAATGAAGAGGAACAGACCGAGACGGTTCCTGCATTGTCAGCCTCGTCTTCAACAAACTCACTGGAAACCGGGGATATCGTTGGTGACGTGATAGAAGAAAAAGCCGCACAGCAACGCcacgacgaccgcgacagCATAGTGCGCAAACATGAGCATGGGGTTACGGTAGAGGTTCTTGAATGCGCGCCCGGAGAGCAGTCGGAACTGGGTCCAGAACGTCGCTTTATCGTAGCCACGCAGAAGGGCGATTTCTTCACTAACGTCCCGCTGGTCGTTGGGGACGCCGTCTGCAGACTCGCCAGCCTCGATACGCATGATTTCGGCCTCGGTGATCTTCGCACCGTCGCTTGCGCGGCATGCTAGAACCAGGGTCGCGAGTTGTTCGGGGACAGCGTAGTTGGCGTCTGGTGGAGTTGGCGTGCCAGAGGagaagaggccgaggactctagccgccttcttcttgatgCCGACGGCCACGGTTTCGACTGggttctcctcctcgaagGCCAACAGGGGGTCTCGCCTCGAGTGGGAAGAGAATCCCGCCTCGGCATCTGAAGGTCCATTACGTGGCGCGCTGGCATTGGGACGCGCTGGGGTGTCGGTTCCACTAGCGATACCGCTTACCATACCGCTGGCGAACGCACTCGCAGAGACGCTCTTCCTGTGATCACCAGCCGCTTCGACAGTCAGGTCAATAAGGAAGTCTGCGATGTTGAAACCGGGCGGGCAGGGGTGTCCGATAGCTTCAAAGTGCGCCTGCGCTTTGCTTGCGTCACCCGAGTACACCATTTGTCCACGGCccaggaggagaaggcggtCGAAGAGTGCAACGATGTTAGACTGCGGCTGGTGGATGGTGAAGATGACGGTTCGGTTGTACTCCTTGGCAAGGGTCTTGAGGGACTCGACCACGTTGAATGCGTTGTACGAGTCGAGACCAGAGGTGGGCTCGTCAAGGAACAGGATGGAGGGGCCAGTGACGAGCTCGCATGCAATAGACACTCGGCGCTTCTCCCCCCCAGAGATGGATCGCTTACCGGACTCGCCGATGCGCGAGTCCTTGATGCCGAGAatgccgagctcctccatTGTCTCGAGGGTGCGGTAcaccttggcctcgtaGCTCATCTCGCGAGGGAGGCGAAGAAGCGCCGAGTACAGGACCGTCTCGTACACTGTAAGAGTCGGGAGAAGTGTGTCCTCCTGGTCGACAAACCCCGCCACGCGTCTAAATGTGGACGATTCAAGGATACGGCCGTTGACGTAGACCTCACCAGTAACCGTTCCAGTCTTGGCACGTCGGCCGAGAATGTCGAGGAGTGTGGACTTGCCAGCACCAGACGCACCCATGATCGCCATGATCTCGCCTGGCCGGGTGGTACCCGTGACATGCGAAAGGAGCTCTCTGCCGGTTGGAAGCGTGTAAGAGACGTTGGAGAAGTGAAGAGTGGCAGGGACATGGTCAGACATCAACTTTGCtgcttcctcctcgggaAGCTTGATTCCAGATGTGCCACCTGGGAGGCGCTGGGTGCGGCCGGCGTACCACATCACTTCCGAGTGAGCGTGGAACTGAGCGTAAAACTCACAGACACAAGCAAGGACGAAGATGGTAGCGGCGAGAGCCGCACTGAGCGCGACAAGAACCGAATTGTCTGGTTGATGTGGCGGGTTGTAGCCTGGTACTTGTGTATAGTGGACGCATTCTCCAGACTCGCAGTCGAGAGTGATGGAGCGGTCGCCGAAGATGTCGTTGATGAGCTGGTTCATCGCTGGCTCCTCAAACGTGCAGCCCTTGCCTGAGATACAGTTGAAGCTACCGGGGCCCTTGATCTCCTCAGCGAGGAAGTCATCGATGTCTGGCTGTAAGAGAGATGTTACGGTGATTGTTGTTTACTTACTGACACTGCCGTCCTCTCCACAGAGGAAGCGGCCGGGGATACACGCGCACTCAACCTTGTCGCAGCGGTAGTGGGTCTCGTTGCTCCCATCTTTGGTCAGCATACACGAACTGCTACTCGTCCTCACCATAGCCCTCCTCTGCAATCCAATCGCACTGCTCCAGCTTGCAATAGAACGACTCGATACGGTCAACCCAGAACTGGAATCCACAGGTGCCCTTCTCTTCATATGGCAGGATTGTGTCGTCACCAACAAGTCCGTATCGGCCGTTGTTCAGCGACGAGTTGCTCTGCGGCCCACCCGCTGTGCAGCTGAACGTGACCTGAGGGGGCCTGTTGTTCGGGATGGTGTCGATGATCTTGCGGTTCGTTACGTCACACATCTGGAAACCCCGGTCTACGGTGATGCCACCTTTGTAGCAGGTCATCCTCATTTCGTCATCGTCGTGGTTATCACCGTCGTCCGCGTGTTCGCTTGATGGGTCATGGAGCCCAGTGAGAGGGTCACGCATCTTGAAACCTTTACACGCGCGGTCATCCTTGCACACTGGTATGTCAGGATGTTCAGACAACGCGCTCACAGTTACAGTTGATACCACCCCACCCA contains the following coding sequences:
- a CDS encoding uncharacterized protein (Expressed protein) — translated: MSMLRFLASGGGKGKIHPPQRGSLATATSSNAQIKLKLVVPNWGVMYLPAPELPLADGEVPPRHDFPLNGELEVTLPPGGSKRCKSIRVGLKTIITLDLGGKRRYEEDVLFERKVEIVSSTADGIWLEEGLQRFDFTIIVPADLASHDWHTNGVISHVLYAELEGLPDPHGMARGASANSLFGLRKGSRSSSRAHSQSRGTSPASPSRSPGPRGSVSGPSRHAGPSESADIQVALSNLAAPTPGFPFRTPGSSPVPSRSTSPVRSASPRLNPVHMSGAHNLSITREEEMILPRVPSYDDSMAQLSLQDSAANANASPDWILGTHVAKRNCLIVYNPNPMGGINELADHASGYVPGLGVWTWRMVSDVWCIAALLSFDFHLTEISPATTVFSVRLLLNQTHSIVSPRDPDGKPHEFVRTFTIMSEGKRPPEGYYNPDLRHAAIWRGKEAKGKREGGEITIDNKVRMPNDNVARPSTVPGVVTPISVSHTMTLEVAFSVWGEDDTGNKMDHPTFGGLRVLRVSRPVSVPSCCLVPAVLDLPTYGSHEKDRIPGPADDMPTGLPGWEWCACGWQISELESRMRQSIFAQQAEAAARAGGGSARSSISEGDSKMANERERGRQNSR
- the ADP1 gene encoding uncharacterized protein (ATP-dependent permease), giving the protein MRLLLPALLGVASATAESARQGFGAVASRHSPPSTELADLRGIGVSPVQSHWATNMSLVPPGRRPGNPPKDDCPPCFNCLLPAFNCGQFGECNQFDGLCRCPAGFGGQDCLTPLCGSLADGDERFPRPDKELCKCNDGWGGINCNLCKDDRACKGFKMRDPLTGLHDPSSEHADDGDNHDDDEMRMTCYKGGITVDRGFQMCDVTNRKIIDTIPNNRPPQVTFSCTAGGPQSNSSLNNGRYGLVGDDTILPYEEKGTCGFQFWVDRIESFYCKLEQCDWIAEEGYDGSNETHYRCDKVECACIPGRFLCGEDGSVNIDDFLAEEIKGPGSFNCISGKGCTFEEPAMNQLINDIFGDRSITLDCESGECVHYTQVPGYNPPHQPDNSVLVALSAALAATIFVLACVCEFYAQFHAHSEVMWYAGRTQRLPGGTSGIKLPEEEAAKLMSDHVPATLHFSNVSYTLPTGRELLSHVTGTTRPGEIMAIMGASGAGKSTLLDILGRRAKTGTVTGEVYVNGRILESSTFRRVAGFVDQEDTLLPTLTVYETVLYSALLRLPREMSYEAKVYRTLETMEELGILGIKDSRIGESGKRSISGGEKRRVSIACELVTGPSILFLDEPTSGLDSYNAFNVVESLKTLAKEYNRTVIFTIHQPQSNIVALFDRLLLLGRGQMVYSGDASKAQAHFEAIGHPCPPGFNIADFLIDLTVEAAGDHRKSVSASAFASGMVSGIASGTDTPARPNASAPRNGPSDAEAGFSSHSRRDPLLAFEEENPVETVAVGIKKKAARVLGLFSSGTPTPPDANYAVPEQLATLVLACRASDGAKITEAEIMRIEAGESADGVPNDQRDVSEEIALLRGYDKATFWTQFRLLSGRAFKNLYRNPMLMFAHYAVAVVVALLCGFFFYHVTNDIPGFQNRLGLFLFILSLFGFSTLSSLGIFANERMLFMRERANGYYKPGAYFLSKVLFDILPLRVIPPFVLGSIVYGLAGLNPEVSSFWKFIMTLVLFNLAASSIVLFISVSVADQGVANLLGSLVMLYNLLFAGLLMNYDRVAEGLRWMLTLSFFHAAYEALLVNELRYLQLVEHKFGLDIQVPSATILSSFGFHAQAFWWPDTALLCIVFGVFTVASYLVLELYVKEPNGATGQHTDSVALYELEPYVFGYAAGLEAARRFAATGWYVTRLDWERSSHAAAVAQPADSLRQELSEGRSSDAEEQHSVDYDDADDAESVDIPFLVPHFDAVIDQRAGDEIAENGEFTVAVSDVDDEGEDEEGDAAMVAEVLFADTSADMTESPDFDAVIDQRAGDEIAENGEFTVAVSDVDDEGEDEEGDAAMVAEVLFADTSADMTESPDGEVVKPEQALAQEDSDEVGPEIVAFAVAEAAASPSSVGSPAFAAGPEVKAVPKAKRSASEMSKTSNKEMALPTKKRRPLSAE